One window of Mediterraneibacter gnavus ATCC 29149 genomic DNA carries:
- a CDS encoding conjugal transfer protein, protein MKKIKSYTGIWNVEKVLYAINDFNLPFPVTFTQITWFVITEFIIILFGDIPPLSMIEGAFLKYFGIPVALTWFMSQKTFDGKKPYSFLKSQITYALRPKITYAGKAVKLHKQTLNETITAVRSVNYVPDKIY, encoded by the coding sequence TTGAAAAAGATTAAATCTTATACGGGTATCTGGAACGTGGAAAAAGTCTTGTATGCAATCAATGACTTTAACTTACCCTTTCCCGTTACCTTTACACAGATTACATGGTTTGTGATTACGGAATTTATCATCATTCTGTTTGGGGATATTCCCCCACTTTCCATGATTGAGGGAGCATTTCTCAAATACTTTGGTATTCCCGTTGCTCTCACTTGGTTCATGTCGCAGAAAACCTTTGACGGAAAGAAGCCGTACAGCTTTTTGAAATCACAGATAACCTATGCCCTGCGACCTAAAATCACTTATGCAGGAAAAGCCGTAAAACTGCATAAGCAGACCTTGAATGAAACAATCACGGCAGTAAGGAGTGTGAACTATGTTCCCGATAAAATATATTGA
- a CDS encoding antirestriction protein ArdA, which translates to MIDDMAVYIANLGKYNEGYLVGAWFTFPIDEEDVKEKIGLNEQYEEYAIHDTDNFPIAIGEYVSIEELNEMYEIIEELPDYIVECLDEFISHYGTLEEVVEHKDDIYYYPDCETMTDVAYYYIDELQALGDIPPSLQNYIDYEAYGRDLDMGGCFIETSRGMCEIPY; encoded by the coding sequence ATGATTGATGATATGGCGGTTTATATTGCTAATCTTGGCAAATACAATGAGGGCTATTTAGTCGGTGCTTGGTTCACTTTTCCTATTGACGAGGAAGATGTGAAAGAAAAAATCGGCTTGAATGAACAGTATGAGGAATACGCAATCCATGATACCGACAACTTCCCCATTGCGATTGGCGAGTATGTTTCCATTGAAGAACTCAATGAGATGTATGAAATCATAGAGGAACTTCCTGACTATATCGTAGAGTGTCTGGACGAATTTATCAGCCACTACGGGACGCTGGAAGAAGTTGTGGAACACAAGGACGATATTTATTATTATCCCGACTGTGAAACCATGACAGACGTTGCCTACTACTACATAGACGAATTGCAGGCACTTGGGGACATTCCACCCAGCTTACAGAACTACATTGACTATGAAGCCTACGGGCGAGATTTGGATATGGGTGGTTGCTTTATTGAAACAAGCCGAGGTATGTGCGAGATACCATATTAA
- a CDS encoding antirestriction protein ArdA, whose translation MQETRVLVETRGTTGKETTSYWFDLPIDVAEFEEKLGVGAESQDYRIIEKVLPFADEVHEHTSVYQLNELDFMYRQLSSDMQEEYTALLTVYENLEALYICRNVITVYPDCKSMIDVARQKLMNDPTFKHLSEDCQEYYFDFEAYASHLQEHGKFLVTEHGIFELPE comes from the coding sequence ATGCAGGAAACAAGGGTGCTGGTGGAAACGAGAGGAACAACTGGCAAAGAAACAACATCATACTGGTTCGACCTGCCGATAGATGTTGCAGAGTTTGAAGAAAAGTTAGGTGTCGGTGCAGAAAGTCAAGATTACCGCATTATCGAAAAGGTACTGCCCTTTGCTGATGAAGTCCACGAACATACAAGCGTGTACCAGCTCAACGAACTAGATTTTATGTACCGCCAGCTTTCAAGCGATATGCAGGAAGAATATACAGCACTTCTTACCGTGTATGAAAACTTAGAAGCACTTTATATTTGCAGAAACGTGATTACGGTTTATCCCGACTGCAAAAGCATGATAGATGTTGCAAGGCAAAAGCTGATGAATGACCCGACATTCAAGCATTTATCCGAGGACTGTCAAGAATATTACTTTGACTTTGAAGCCTATGCTTCTCACTTGCAGGAACACGGGAAATTTTTAGTAACAGAACACGGTATCTTTGAACTGCCAGAGTAG
- a CDS encoding DUF3789 domain-containing protein, with protein sequence MWILLKDFLLVSLGMGIGIVLMCILTVGKEADCEMKQLEEREDK encoded by the coding sequence ATGTGGATATTATTAAAAGACTTCCTGCTGGTATCTCTGGGAATGGGTATCGGCATAGTCTTGATGTGTATTTTGACTGTCGGCAAAGAAGCTGACTGTGAAATGAAACAATTAGAAGAAAGAGAGGACAAATAA
- a CDS encoding FtsK/SpoIIIE domain-containing protein produces the protein MQKIFNKGHRIRASDKHLVYHFSIGTLLFVFVAVLLLLNIKQLMRTDWEHFSLLENGLTLSPYNFITILIATGVCALVVFLYYHFCYDSFKKLLHRQKLARMVLENKWYEADTVQDSGFFTDLQSRSREKIVWFPKIYYQMEKGLLHIRCEITLGKYQDQLLRLEDKLESGLYCELTDKTLHDGYIEYTLLYDMIANRITIDEVRAENGCLKLMKNLVWEYDALPHALIAGGTGGGKTYFLLTLIEALLHTNAVLYILDPKNADLADLGTVMGNVYHTKEEMIDCVNAFYEGMVQRSEEMKQHPNYKTGENYAYLGLPPCFLIFDEYVAFFEMLGTKESVGLLSQLKKIVMLGRQAGYFLIVACQRPDAKYFSDGIRDNFNFRVGLGRISELGYGMLFGSDVKKQFFQKRIKGRGYCDMGTSVISEFYTPLVPKGHDFLQTIGRLAQERQVMPEQQGKEDVIE, from the coding sequence ATGCAAAAGATTTTTAACAAAGGACACCGTATCAGAGCCAGCGACAAGCACCTTGTCTACCACTTTTCCATAGGAACGCTTCTGTTTGTATTCGTGGCGGTTCTCCTGCTACTGAATATCAAACAGCTCATGCGTACTGATTGGGAACATTTCAGCTTGTTAGAGAACGGCTTGACGCTTTCCCCTTACAACTTCATAACTATACTGATAGCGACTGGTGTTTGTGCATTGGTCGTTTTTCTGTATTACCACTTCTGTTACGATAGTTTCAAGAAGCTCCTGCACCGTCAAAAGCTGGCAAGAATGGTACTGGAAAATAAGTGGTATGAAGCCGATACCGTACAAGACAGCGGTTTTTTTACTGACCTGCAAAGCAGATCAAGGGAAAAAATCGTCTGGTTTCCAAAGATTTATTATCAAATGGAAAAGGGACTGCTTCATATCCGCTGTGAAATTACGCTGGGAAAATATCAAGACCAGCTTTTACGGTTAGAGGATAAATTGGAAAGTGGCTTATATTGTGAGCTGACCGACAAGACCCTGCATGACGGCTATATTGAATATACCCTGCTTTATGATATGATAGCGAACCGCATTACCATTGATGAAGTACGGGCAGAAAACGGCTGTCTGAAACTGATGAAAAATCTTGTCTGGGAATATGACGCACTCCCTCACGCTCTGATTGCTGGTGGAACGGGTGGCGGTAAAACTTATTTTCTGCTGACGCTTATTGAAGCCTTACTGCATACCAACGCTGTCCTTTACATCTTAGACCCGAAGAACGCTGACCTTGCAGACTTAGGGACAGTTATGGGAAATGTGTATCACACCAAAGAAGAAATGATTGATTGTGTCAATGCCTTTTATGAGGGAATGGTACAGCGAAGTGAGGAAATGAAGCAACACCCGAACTATAAGACGGGCGAAAACTACGCCTATCTGGGACTGCCACCCTGCTTTCTTATCTTTGATGAATATGTGGCATTTTTTGAAATGCTGGGGACAAAGGAAAGCGTGGGCTTGCTTAGCCAGTTAAAGAAAATCGTTATGTTAGGACGACAAGCAGGTTATTTCCTTATCGTTGCCTGCCAGCGTCCAGACGCAAAGTATTTCTCTGACGGTATCAGAGATAACTTCAATTTCCGTGTGGGACTTGGGCGTATCAGCGAATTAGGTTACGGTATGCTGTTCGGTTCAGATGTGAAAAAGCAGTTTTTCCAGAAGCGTATCAAGGGGCGTGGCTATTGTGATATGGGAACAAGCGTGATAAGCGAATTTTACACGCCTTTAGTCCCCAAAGGACATGATTTTTTACAAACAATCGGCAGGCTTGCACAAGAAAGACAAGTCATGCCAGAACAACAAGGAAAGGAAGATGTGATTGAATAA
- a CDS encoding DUF6560 family protein, which yields MIRAIIFAVFVVPIISLVLDKTQKATKKEKFTNTVFVSHAYQTVCHICSLIMVGIAIALGLFMGFDNTVGHSVVFAIFVLLIEFCAWALKRHKVVIDGNNLRITPAVGRTREISFNDISRCTEKEQIGLKIFVGNKKICTVSCDCVGYKEFLEMLKEKNLL from the coding sequence ATGATAAGAGCTATTATATTTGCTGTATTCGTTGTCCCTATTATATCTCTCGTATTAGATAAGACACAAAAAGCAACTAAAAAAGAAAAATTCACAAATACTGTTTTTGTATCACACGCCTATCAAACAGTATGTCATATTTGTTCATTGATAATGGTAGGAATTGCAATAGCTTTAGGATTGTTCATGGGATTTGATAATACGGTGGGACACTCTGTTGTTTTTGCTATTTTTGTTCTATTGATTGAATTTTGTGCGTGGGCATTAAAAAGACATAAGGTAGTAATTGACGGAAATAATTTGCGTATTACTCCTGCTGTTGGAAGAACAAGAGAAATTTCATTTAATGATATTTCCCGTTGCACAGAAAAAGAGCAAATAGGATTGAAAATATTTGTAGGAAACAAAAAAATTTGTACAGTTTCTTGCGACTGTGTTGGATATAAAGAATTTCTTGAAATGTTAAAAGAGAAAAATTTACTCTAA
- a CDS encoding YdcP family protein: MRLSNGFVIDKEKTFGELKFTAVRDVFLQNEDGTPSTQLKKRIYDLKCSLHGGIIPVSVPPEVPLREFPYNAVVELVNPVADTVSRKTYTGADVDWYVKAEDIVLKNKGNQNVGSPQNHTPQGQPKK, from the coding sequence ATGAGATTATCAAACGGGTTTGTTATTGACAAAGAGAAAACATTTGGAGAATTAAAATTTACAGCGGTGCGTGATGTGTTCTTACAGAATGAGGACGGGACACCGAGTACCCAGCTTAAAAAGCGTATCTATGATTTGAAGTGCAGTTTGCATGGTGGAATTATCCCCGTGTCTGTACCGCCAGAAGTACCGTTAAGAGAATTTCCGTACAATGCAGTTGTGGAGCTTGTCAATCCAGTAGCCGATACGGTATCAAGAAAGACCTATACGGGTGCAGATGTGGACTGGTATGTAAAGGCAGAGGATATTGTATTGAAGAATAAAGGCAATCAAAACGTAGGCAGTCCACAGAACCATACACCGCAGGGACAGCCGAAAAAATAG
- a CDS encoding YdcP family protein has product MEMKYVVPDMVQSFGTLEFAGESEPVFERDKNNRRVLARRSYNLYSDVQKGENVVVEIPVQAGEKKFKYEQKVKLVNPKLYGRGYAIGDMGHTDYVLVADDIVAVEEK; this is encoded by the coding sequence ATGGAAATGAAATATGTCGTGCCAGATATGGTACAGTCTTTTGGAACTCTTGAATTTGCAGGCGAAAGTGAGCCAGTCTTTGAAAGAGATAAAAATAACCGCAGGGTCTTAGCAAGACGAAGCTATAACCTTTATTCTGACGTACAGAAAGGCGAAAATGTTGTGGTAGAAATTCCCGTGCAGGCTGGCGAAAAAAAGTTCAAGTATGAACAGAAAGTAAAACTTGTCAATCCGAAGTTATACGGCAGAGGTTATGCAATCGGGGATATGGGACATACCGATTATGTGTTAGTTGCTGATGATATTGTAGCAGTTGAAGAAAAGTAA
- a CDS encoding SrtB-anchored collagen-binding adhesin, translated as MKKMLKRLCTGFLALATVVTTLPTTPVHAESKQYWTESKERVGIVEKVMNDGSIGSTFNEGHLTVEGEDAYCIDINTDFRNGYKTRIDASTRMSADQISDVALSIEYVKQYTDSHSGISNNHAYLLRQLVVWQRLSVHLGWQCDNVRASYDEIPKATQDEVFSGARAFVKENKGRYECGGYIYSGEGQELGQFWAKLNIGNAKLKKATSNTSITDGNGNYSIAGATYGVFSDKNCTKQLATLTTDENGNTDVVEVKAGTVYIKELSAPAGYKVDKTIYSLKVEAGKTATLKVSDTPKVTDTLIELFKIDMETQKDNPQGNASLAGAEFTWKYYAGFYNKDNLPAEATRTWVTKTIAETDSDGSTHYITKFADAYKVSGDSFYMQDGKAVLPLGTLTVEETKAPNGYLLDGAYMQAGDKSEQIKDLYLTQITEDGDLAVLSGSNQFSVSDKVIRGGVKIQKRDLETGDTKPQGSATLKDTAFDIISLNDNAVLVEGKLYKKNEVVKTIRTDIEGIASTSADLLPYGNFRIVESEAPDGYLTDGAKPIDFTITENGKIVDLTDEAHSIYNQIKRGDIEGVKIGAGTHKRLADVPFRITSKTTGENHIVVTDDNGQFSTSSEWASHKHNTNAGKTSEDGVWFGTSEPDDSKGALPYDTYIIEEMRCDSNKGFELIPPFEIVVSRNNLVIDLGTLTDEYEKEISIHTTATSKDGEKTILAGKEVTIVDTVKLNGLTKGTKYQLKGWQMLKEENAELIIDGKRVENDYTFVADDEEMKVEISYIFNASALGGKNLVTFEELYDFSNPDEPVKVAEHKDIEDDGQTVLITERIIKIHTTATDKDGNKELEAGKEVTIIDTVTLEGLEVGTQYKLVGWQMLKKENAELLINGKRVESDYTFTADSETMKVEVAFTLDATSLDGKQLVTFEELYDLSNPDDPKKVTEHKDIEDKGQTITFKEKPKEPEKPETPPTPEKPNRPSDSPKTGDNTNLYGLLALLLTSGAGLAGIFFYKRRKMKKS; from the coding sequence ATGAAAAAGATGTTAAAACGATTGTGTACTGGCTTCTTAGCTCTTGCAACTGTCGTTACTACTTTACCGACGACACCCGTTCATGCAGAAAGCAAGCAATACTGGACGGAGTCAAAAGAGCGTGTCGGTATCGTTGAAAAAGTAATGAATGACGGTTCGATTGGTTCTACTTTTAACGAGGGACATTTGACCGTCGAGGGCGAGGACGCTTACTGTATCGACATTAACACAGATTTTAGGAATGGCTACAAGACCAGAATTGACGCAAGCACCCGTATGAGTGCCGACCAGATAAGCGACGTTGCCTTATCTATCGAATATGTGAAACAGTACACAGACAGCCACAGCGGAATAAGCAACAATCACGCCTACCTTTTAAGACAGCTTGTTGTCTGGCAGAGATTGAGCGTACATCTTGGCTGGCAATGCGACAACGTGAGAGCTTCTTATGATGAAATTCCAAAGGCAACGCAGGACGAAGTTTTCTCTGGTGCAAGAGCCTTTGTCAAAGAAAATAAAGGACGTTATGAATGTGGCGGTTATATCTACTCTGGCGAGGGGCAGGAATTGGGGCAATTCTGGGCGAAGTTAAATATCGGAAATGCGAAACTTAAAAAGGCTACCAGTAATACCAGCATTACAGACGGTAACGGGAATTACTCTATCGCTGGTGCAACATACGGTGTCTTTTCTGATAAGAACTGCACGAAACAGCTTGCCACTCTTACGACTGATGAAAACGGAAATACAGATGTTGTAGAGGTAAAAGCAGGCACAGTCTATATCAAGGAATTATCCGCACCAGCAGGATATAAAGTAGATAAAACTATATATTCCTTAAAAGTTGAAGCTGGAAAAACAGCGACTTTGAAAGTATCTGATACACCAAAAGTAACGGACACGTTGATTGAGCTTTTCAAGATTGATATGGAAACACAGAAAGACAATCCGCAGGGGAACGCTTCTCTAGCAGGTGCGGAATTTACATGGAAGTATTATGCAGGCTTCTATAATAAAGACAATCTCCCTGCCGAAGCTACTCGTACATGGGTTACAAAGACAATCGCTGAAACAGACAGCGACGGGTCAACCCACTACATCACAAAATTTGCGGACGCATACAAAGTATCTGGCGATAGCTTCTATATGCAGGACGGTAAAGCGGTTCTTCCACTTGGAACGCTAACCGTTGAAGAAACAAAAGCTCCAAACGGATACTTGTTAGACGGTGCATATATGCAGGCTGGCGATAAGTCCGAACAGATAAAAGACTTATACCTTACACAGATTACCGAGGACGGCGACCTTGCCGTATTATCTGGAAGTAACCAGTTTTCCGTATCAGATAAGGTTATCCGTGGCGGTGTGAAAATTCAGAAACGAGATTTAGAAACGGGCGATACCAAACCACAAGGAAGTGCAACTTTAAAAGATACTGCCTTTGACATCATTTCCTTAAATGATAATGCAGTATTGGTTGAGGGCAAGCTCTATAAGAAAAATGAAGTGGTAAAGACAATTCGTACCGATATTGAGGGTATCGCTTCTACTTCTGCTGACCTTTTACCTTATGGAAACTTCCGTATCGTTGAGAGCGAAGCACCAGACGGATATTTGACAGACGGTGCAAAACCGATTGATTTTACAATCACAGAAAATGGAAAAATCGTGGACTTAACCGACGAAGCCCATTCTATCTATAATCAGATTAAGCGTGGAGATATTGAGGGTGTAAAAATCGGTGCAGGCACACACAAGCGTCTTGCTGATGTTCCTTTTAGGATCACAAGCAAGACAACGGGCGAAAATCATATAGTTGTAACTGATGATAACGGGCAGTTTTCCACTTCTTCTGAATGGGCTTCGCATAAGCACAATACCAACGCAGGCAAGACCAGCGAGGACGGTGTGTGGTTTGGAACTTCTGAACCAGACGACAGCAAGGGTGCATTACCTTATGATACCTACATCATTGAAGAAATGCGTTGCGACAGTAACAAAGGCTTTGAACTTATCCCACCTTTTGAAATCGTGGTATCAAGAAATAACCTTGTGATTGATTTAGGAACGTTGACTGATGAATACGAAAAAGAAATCTCTATCCATACCACAGCGACCAGCAAGGACGGCGAAAAAACTATCCTTGCAGGAAAAGAGGTAACAATCGTTGATACTGTCAAATTAAACGGGCTTACAAAAGGCACAAAGTATCAGTTGAAAGGTTGGCAGATGTTAAAGGAAGAAAACGCCGAGCTTATCATTGACGGGAAACGTGTAGAAAACGATTATACCTTTGTCGCTGATGATGAAGAAATGAAAGTGGAAATTTCCTATATATTCAATGCGTCTGCTTTAGGTGGCAAGAACCTTGTTACCTTTGAAGAATTGTATGATTTCAGCAATCCAGACGAACCCGTGAAAGTTGCGGAGCATAAAGACATTGAGGACGACGGGCAGACCGTACTTATCACAGAGCGTATCATCAAAATTCATACGACTGCTACCGATAAGGACGGCAACAAAGAGCTTGAAGCTGGAAAAGAGGTAACAATCATTGATACCGTAACCTTAGAGGGCTTAGAAGTCGGTACACAGTACAAACTGGTGGGCTGGCAGATGTTGAAAAAAGAAAATGCCGAGCTTCTTATCAATGGGAAACGTGTGGAAAGTGATTACACTTTTACTGCTGACAGCGAAACTATGAAAGTGGAAGTTGCCTTTACCCTTGACGCTACTTCCCTTGACGGCAAACAGCTTGTAACTTTTGAAGAATTGTACGATTTAAGCAATCCAGACGATCCGAAGAAAGTTACCGAGCATAAGGATATTGAGGATAAGGGACAGACGATTACCTTTAAGGAAAAGCCAAAAGAACCAGAGAAACCCGAAACACCACCGACACCAGAAAAGCCAAACAGACCGAGCGACAGTCCCAAAACGGGCGATAACACAAACCTTTACGGACTGCTTGCACTTCTTTTGACCTCTGGTGCTGGACTGGCAGGTATCTTCTTCTACAAACGCCGTAAAATGAAAAAATCATAA
- a CDS encoding sugar transferase, with product MFLSANYIRNRRFWYENIDIELSTAILYMILLYLLLAFLKNSKQDFFKRGPWEELVEVTAKVTQYTALLIASMFCFKIASEISRIAFFLFYFFAITLVFVFRSIYKGFLLHVAKKSINTKRLVILTMAENVEEIKKRLGMDEMWNYLLKGLILLDVPDTAVGTECCGIPILGNYNNMYDCVTQRVVDEIFIHIPYSEGIHVAKAIEQYEAIGIAVNLNLQIYDVNLKCKSKELRAFGDYYVITFKESVSSLKMRAVKRMMDIIGAIVGLIVTGIVTVFLAPVLLVESPGPLIFSQVRVGLNGRKFKMYKFRSMYKDAEERKKELMAQNEMKGLMFKLENDPRITKVGKFIRKTSIDELPQFWNVLKGDMSLIGTRPPTLDEFEQYETFYKRRLSIRPGITGMWQATGRSDITDFEEVLALDLEYIDNWSLGLDMKILLKTVFGVFGGKGAK from the coding sequence GTGTTTTTAAGTGCAAATTATATTAGAAATCGTAGATTTTGGTATGAAAACATTGACATAGAATTGTCTACCGCAATATTGTACATGATCTTGCTTTATTTGTTGCTGGCCTTTTTGAAAAATTCAAAACAGGATTTTTTCAAACGAGGACCATGGGAAGAGCTGGTGGAAGTAACTGCTAAGGTGACACAATATACAGCACTTTTGATTGCAAGTATGTTTTGTTTTAAAATTGCATCCGAAATTTCGAGAATCGCTTTTTTCTTATTTTACTTTTTTGCGATTACCCTTGTTTTTGTATTCAGAAGTATTTACAAAGGGTTTTTATTGCATGTTGCCAAAAAAAGTATCAATACAAAGCGTCTGGTCATCTTGACAATGGCTGAAAATGTAGAGGAAATAAAAAAACGTCTTGGCATGGACGAGATGTGGAACTATCTTTTAAAAGGTTTGATCCTGCTGGATGTGCCGGACACAGCAGTTGGAACAGAATGCTGTGGCATTCCGATTCTGGGAAATTATAACAATATGTATGACTGTGTCACTCAAAGAGTTGTGGATGAAATCTTCATTCATATTCCCTATTCGGAAGGGATTCATGTTGCCAAGGCAATCGAACAGTATGAGGCAATCGGAATTGCTGTGAATTTGAATCTTCAGATTTATGATGTGAATTTAAAATGCAAATCCAAAGAGTTAAGAGCTTTTGGGGATTATTATGTAATCACATTCAAAGAGAGCGTTTCCAGTCTGAAAATGAGAGCTGTTAAGCGCATGATGGATATTATAGGTGCAATTGTCGGACTTATTGTCACAGGAATTGTGACTGTATTTCTTGCGCCTGTCTTGTTGGTGGAATCACCGGGGCCGCTTATATTTTCACAGGTGCGGGTAGGACTGAACGGAAGAAAGTTTAAGATGTATAAGTTTCGATCTATGTATAAAGATGCAGAAGAACGAAAAAAGGAACTGATGGCACAGAACGAAATGAAAGGCCTGATGTTTAAGCTTGAAAATGATCCGCGTATTACAAAAGTTGGGAAGTTTATCCGAAAAACAAGCATTGATGAGCTTCCACAGTTTTGGAATGTGCTGAAAGGGGATATGAGCCTGATTGGAACAAGGCCGCCAACTCTGGATGAATTCGAGCAGTATGAAACATTTTATAAAAGAAGACTCAGTATCCGTCCGGGGATCACGGGAATGTGGCAGGCCACAGGCCGCAGTGACATTACAGATTTTGAAGAAGTCCTGGCGCTTGATCTGGAATATATAGACAACTGGTCATTGGGGTTGGATATGAAGATTTTGTTAAAGACAGTGTTTGGAGTGTTCGGAGGAAAAGGAGCAAAATAA